One genomic window of Piliocolobus tephrosceles isolate RC106 unplaced genomic scaffold, ASM277652v3 unscaffolded_29977, whole genome shotgun sequence includes the following:
- the LOC113222235 gene encoding probable phospholipid-transporting ATPase IIB isoform X2 encodes MYGALVLFESEFVHVVAISFTALILTELLMVALTVRTWHWLMVVAEFLSLGCYVSSLAFLNEYFDVAFITTVAFLWKVSAITVVSCLPLYVLKYLRRKLSPPSYCKLAS; translated from the exons ATGTACGGGGCCCTGGTGCTCTTCGAGTCCGAGTTTGTCCACGTGGTGGCCATCTCCTTCACTGCACTGATCCTGACCGAGCTGCTGATGGTGGCGCTGACCGTCCGCACATGGCACTGGCTGATGGTGGTGGCCGAGTTTCTCAGCCTGGGCTGCTACGTGTCCTCACTCGCTTTTCTCAATGAATATTTTG ATGTTGCCTTTATCACCACCGTGGCCTTCTTGTGGAAAGTGTCAGCGATCACCGTGGTCAGCTGCCTCCCGCTGTATGTCCTCAAGTACCTGAGGCGCAAGCTGTCTCCCCCAAGCTACTGCAAGCTGGCCTCCTAA
- the LOC113222235 gene encoding probable phospholipid-transporting ATPase IIB isoform X1 — protein sequence MYGALVLFESEFVHVVAISFTALILTELLMVALTVRTWHWLMVVAEFLSLGCYVSSLAFLNEYFGIGRVSFGAFLDVAFITTVAFLWKVSAITVVSCLPLYVLKYLRRKLSPPSYCKLAS from the exons ATGTACGGGGCCCTGGTGCTCTTCGAGTCCGAGTTTGTCCACGTGGTGGCCATCTCCTTCACTGCACTGATCCTGACCGAGCTGCTGATGGTGGCGCTGACCGTCCGCACATGGCACTGGCTGATGGTGGTGGCCGAGTTTCTCAGCCTGGGCTGCTACGTGTCCTCACTCGCTTTTCTCAATGAATATTTTG GTATAGGCAGAGTGTCTTTTGGAGCTTTCTTAG ATGTTGCCTTTATCACCACCGTGGCCTTCTTGTGGAAAGTGTCAGCGATCACCGTGGTCAGCTGCCTCCCGCTGTATGTCCTCAAGTACCTGAGGCGCAAGCTGTCTCCCCCAAGCTACTGCAAGCTGGCCTCCTAA